In the Malania oleifera isolate guangnan ecotype guangnan chromosome 1, ASM2987363v1, whole genome shotgun sequence genome, one interval contains:
- the LOC131144730 gene encoding oxygen-evolving enhancer protein 1, chloroplastic-like — protein MAAAAPQAAATLMQPTKAGVVRSGLQLRSSPNVCKAFGLDPVGGSRLSCALQSPDLKDLAQKCVNASKIAGFALATSALVVSGAGAEGVPKRLTYEEIQSKTYMEVKGSGTANQCPTIDGGVDSFVFKPGKYNMKKLCLEPTSFTVKAEGVNKNTPAEFQNTKLMTRLTYTLDEIEGPFEVSPDGTVKFEEKDGIDYAAVTVLLPGGERVPFLFTIKQLVASGKPNNFGGEFLVPSYRGSSFLDPKGRGASTGYDNAVALPAGGRGDEEELSKENLKDPSSSTGKITLSVSKSKPENGEVIGIFESLQPSDTDLGAKAAKEVKIQGIWYAQLES, from the exons ATGGCGGCAGCAGCACCACAAGCGGCGGCTACGCTTATGCAACCAACGAAGGCGGGGGTGGTTAGGAGCGGACTGCAGCTGAGATCCTCCCCGAACGTGTGCAAGGCATTCGGGCTAGACCCGGTCGGAGGCAGCAGGCTGAGTTGCGCCCTGCAGTCACCTGATCTCAAGGACTTAGCTCAGAAATGCGTGAACGCCTCCAAGATCGCCGGCTTCGCTCTTGCCACTTCCGCCCTCGTTGTCTCG GGAGCAGGTGCTGAAGGAGTTCCAAAACGACTAACCTATGAAGAAATTCAAAGCAAGACATATATGGAAGTAAAGGGAAGTGGAACTGCTAACCAGTGCCCAACCATTGATGGAGGAGTTGATTCATTCGTGTTCAAGCCCGGGAAATACAACATGAAGAAGTTATGTCTGGAGCCAACATCATTCACCGTCAAGGCTGAGGGAGTGAACAAGAACACCCCAGCTGAGTTCCAGAACACCAAGCTCATGACCCGCTTAACCTACACCCTCGACGAGATTGAAGGACCCTTCGAGGTGTCTCCTGATGGCACTGTTAAGTTTGAGGAGAAAGATGGAATTGATTATGCCGCTGTCACTGTTCTGCTGCCAGGGGGTGAGCGTGTGCCTTTCCTTTTCACCATCAAACAACTGGTGGCATCCGGAAAACCAAACAACTTCGGGGGAGAGTTTCTAGTACCATCTTACCGGGGGTCGTCGTTCTTGGACCCAAAGGGACGGGGTGCTTCAACTGGTTATGACAACGCAGTGGCATTGCCAGCCGGTGGGAGAGGAGACGAAGAGGAGCTTAGCAAGGAGAACTTGAAGGATCCTTCGTCGTCAACGGGCAAAATCACCCTGAGCGTGAGCAAGAGCAAGCCGGAGAACGGAGAGGTGATTGGAATATTTGAGAGCCTTCAGCCTTCGGATACTGACTTGGGAGCAAAGGCTGCAAAGGAGGTGAAGATCCAGGGGATCTGGTATGCCCAGCTCGAGTCATAG